From Coriobacteriia bacterium:
CTCCAGGGCAACGGCCTGTACATCGATAGGACGGGATTCTGGACTGCGGGCAATACCGATATCGTGCTGCATGCCGTCTGGGCACCGTATTACGTACGCGTCAACTACGTCATCGGCGGTACGGGTGATGTCGTGAACTATGGCATACCGACTGGTCCGCGCTACTTCGTTGACGATGAGATTACGCCGCCGGGTACCACGTTACTCGAGCGTCCCGGCTATAAGCTGCGTGGCTGGTATTACACCAGCGAGGTTCTTGTGGATGGCGTGCCTGTCAACGTCGGCACCTCCGAGGGTACGCTCTCGGTGCGTGCTGCCGATGTCGCTGCTGCCGATACGGTCAAGTACGTCGACGACCTCATCAACGGCAACCACTTCACACGCTGCAATGGCACGCTGTGCGATCCGTACACCATTCCTGTGGGTGCTGGCCGCTCCATCAGCCTGTACGCCGTGTGGCAGGCCGACAACACGACCGAGTACACGGTTGAGTACTACAAGGTCGATGGCAACGGCCTGCTCCAGGACGTCGTGTCTCTCAAGGCCCATGGCGTGACCGGAGAGTCCGTAACCATCGTCGATCCGAACAGCACCAGCTATAACCCGAGCGTCTACGAGGGTCGTCTCGAGCCGTGGAAGAACGCATTCGAGGGCTACGAGGCCCAGTACACGACGCCCGTGACCTATGACATCGATGGCCGCGCTGGCATGACGCCGATTCCGGTTCCTGGCGCCTCCATCTCGGCTGCTTCGAGCTTTGCCGACTTCTACGGCCCGTTTGCCTTCAGCTACTCCATCCTGTCGGCTCCCACCGGCGTCATCACCGCTGACGGCAACCTGAAGCTCACGCTGTTCTACAGCGCAAAGCCCTCGCAGATCCTGCTCGATCTGGGCGACGGGACGAACACGACCGGCACCTGGGCCACGGGTGCGCAGGTGGCCTACGACCACTTCACCAACCCGGGCGTCTCCGATAGCGTGAGGGTGTACCTGCCGGGTGCCGACGATCTGGTGCGCGAGGGCTACGAGTTCAAGGGCTGGTCCACCAACATGGCCGCCCTGCGCGATACGGCCAACGGCAATGCGCTGCTCACCGGTAAGGCGTCGGTGGATGCGGCGGCCACGTGGGTTGGCTTGACCTCGAGCACGGACAAGGTGCCCGACTACATCGCCCCGGGTGGCAACTTCATCATGCCAGGCCATGGCGTGACGCTGTACGCCATCTGGGAGGCCAAGGAAGTCGAGTACCAGGTCGTGCGCTACGTCATCGACGGCAACGGCAACCGCACCGTCCATGACGTGACCATCCACACCGGCTGGACCGACGAGATCGCCGTGGCCGAGGATGGCGACGAGACCGACGTCTTCACCTACACCAACACCGACAACAAGCCCATCGACGGCTATCGCTACTTCCTCGCCGCCGACGGTGACGTGTACTACCCGCTACCCAATGGCTCCAACGTGACCTGGCTCGACGACGGTGGCAATACCGTGCAGTCCACCGCCAACGGCGCGATCCTGGGCCATGGCGGCCTGGACGTGGCCGACGCCGATGGCATCTGGAGTGTCGTCGATGGCCAGATCCTCACGCTCACGCTCTACTACGTGCCCCGTGCCTACATCCTCAACCTGGATCTGGGTGCCGGCACGTGGCAGGATGCGGGTGGCAACGACACCTCGGCAACCGACCCGTCGGGCACGTACCTGACCGGCACCATCATCGACCTGCCCTACGACCAGAGCTACGGCGGCACCGTGAGCATGATCGCCGACGGCATCCCCTACGCGTTGCAGGGCTGGGCCTACGACGATGGCCGCACCGAACCGTTCACCCTGACGCTGTCCGACGGCAGCCAGGCCAACCTGACCCTGAGCCAGCTGCTCGACCGTGCCAAGACTGCCGCCAAGCTCGACAACTTCGTGTACCTGCAGGCCCTCAAGGACGCCGGCCTGCTCATCGAGTCCGATGCCACGCACATGACCGGACAGTTCACCATGCCGGGCCATGACACGACGCTCGTGGCCGTCTGGTCGCTGTCGGTGCAGAAGCTGACCTTCGATCCGAGCGGCTATGCCGACATCAACGATCCGAGCTTCGTCATTCTCGATCCGAACGATCCCAGCAAGACTCTGACCTCGCTGTATCACATGTACTACAACAGCGATGGCACGGTTGACGAGACCCAGGATGATTCGGCCAAGGCCCTGGGCGAGTGGAACACGACTAACAAGCAGGCCCCGGCAGGCTTCGAAGACGGGAAACAGCACAATATTGCCGAGCTCGTGACGCTGCCGTCGCCTGACATGGTCTATCGCACGGGCTACATGCTCATCGGCTGGTCGACCAAGTTCGATGCCACGCAACCCGATCCGGGTCTGGCCTACATCGACGTGGACGGTGACGGCATTCCCGAGAAGGCTCCCACCAACTGGACCATGCCGGCCGAGGAGACCACGTTGCACGCCGTGTGGAGCCCCAAGCGTGTCGAGCTCTTCTACGATCCCGACGATGAGGAGAGGTTGGTCATCCCGCCGGCTCCGACCCTGGGCTACACCGACTGCGTCGCGTCTATCACCGACGAGGTTCCCACGCGCCCGGGTTACACCTTCGTGGGCTGGGCCAATTCCTCGGGCAGCGAGAAAATTGACTATGTCGCGAATGGAGACTACAAGATGAAACCGCCCACCGTCTCCTGGATTCCGGCGGGTGACGGCAGTGGCAACACGATCCTCAAGGAGACCGACTCGAACATTGTCTATGGTGTGTGGAAGGCGAACAAGGTCACGCTGATTTACATGTCGTACACCGACGAGTCTCCGTCTGACTACGTGCCCGTGAAGGAGCTCCAGGTCGATCCCGGTGATTTCTTTGACAATAAGTTTGATCAGAACAAGGACGTCGACAATAACGGCGATTACATCACCGAGAACGACTACCTGCCCTACAAGCCGGTCGGTTGGTACAGCTACGATTACGGCGATTTCTTCGATGCGACGATGAACAATCCAGACGACTTTGGCTACGATCTCACGATCCAGTACCTTATCGACACCTTTGGCTTGGACGAAAATGGCAATGTTGTCGTTTGGGCCGAGCTCGAGATGCGCACGATTGAAGTTACTTTTGACTCCGGCGGTTATGATCAGAGCAACTATTTCAATTCTGTTCAGTATATTTCGTGGGATCAGTCACCAATTGAAGCACTGACATGGCAGGGCAACATGCTCTTCGAGTGCTATGACGAGAACTTCGATCTTGTCGATGACACGCTCACTTGCGGCGACATCCTCATCCGCCTTGGTAGGGCAGTAGAAGACACGCTTTTCATCGTAATTACTTGGGATACGTTTGCTTACACTGTTCACTTCGAGTTTCCTGATGGTTCAGATTCTACAGAAAGCATTAACTATGAGCAGTACATTCCCATTCCAGATGTTGACATGTCACAGTACCCGGGGCAGAGTTTCGTTGGATGGTTTACTCCCGAGGGAGTGGAAGTAACTAACCTTTTGAGGTATGGAGAAGTTGTCCCTGACCATGAGATATTTGATCTGTACCTGCACCTCGAACTCACTCCCGCCCCTGGTACCTCAAGCTCGCCAGCCGAAGGGGCCGACGACATCGCCAACTCCACGGGTGGCAACGGCGGCGGCACTATCATGGGCCCGGCGGGCTCCGATGACGTGACCGATGAACTGCCGGGCAACGTCTCCCTCGTCGTCGATGACGTGCTCTCCAGCGTGAGGCTGCCGCAGCTCGTTGGCACCAGCACCATTGGCGTCGTGGAGGCAAGCCGTGCGCTCACAGGCGCCGAGGCCATGGTTGCCACCTACGCCGCTCCCGCCGTTGTCTACGAGGTCGCCGGCGAGCCCCAGTCCTCGCGCACCAGCGCGGGCAACGTGACCACCGTCTCCCGCACGGCCACGAACAACAGCTACGGCACGAACGCCACTCAGGCCAGCGTTCTTTCCGCCATTACCGATAGCATTCTCACGGAGGCATCGCAGGTCAGGATCGCGACTCCCGTCGCCGATCAGATCTCTGCCTCGGTCCACGCGGCAAACGCTGGAGTCGCCTCACTCACCGGCACTGTGTGCAGCGGCTCCAGCGTCCCCGCATTCCCGACCTCCATCGCCACCAGCATGGCTCCCGTGGCCGTCGTCCCCGCCACCACCCGTCGCGAGGCGTAAGGGAAAAGCGCACTCGCTTCGCTCGCCTTGCATGCGCTCGCTGACGCGCGCGGAGAGCGACCGGCGCATGTCCCTCTTGTCATCTCGACCGGACGCTGAGACACATTGGACAGGTACATCTGTCTCAATGAGATGGTGCGGTGTCGCATCTCATCCCAAAATCATTTGGCTTTATGTCCGAAGTTGCTCCGGGAAGTCCCGGAGATTCGACCACGCGCGCTCGGCGATTCTGTTAGACGCGAGGCGTAGAGTAGGGAAGCGTTGACGAGACGGTCAGCCTGCAGACATTTACGGAAGATGGATCTCTTCTGCCATCTATGCACATTGTCTCAAAAGTCAGGATGATGTATCTTATAAGATACAGTTAGGTCAAAAAACTCATGAGAATCATAAAGACGTCAACCTACGAGAAATGGTTCAGAAGACTCAGAGACAGAAATGCTCAGGCACGGATTAACGCACGGTTGCGTCGCATAGGAGTCCATGGCGAGGTGGTTGGTGATTTTAGGATTCTCGGGGATAAGGTAATTGAATTGCGCTTCGATATGGGGCCCGGCTATCGCATCTACGTTACTGTCAAAAAGGAAGAGCTTCTCTTACTGCTTGTTGGCGGCGACAAGTCAACTCAGGATGCGGACATACGGAAGGCGAAGGAGCTGTCACGGCTTTGGAGGGATACAGATGAAGCTTGAGACAAGCGCATGGGACGCGAGCGAGTATCTCGAAAGCGAAGAAGACATCGCTGCGTACCTGACCGCAATCATGGAAGAGGGCGACCCCGCCCTTCTGCAAGCGGCGCTTGGCGATATTGCCAAGGCGCGGGGGATGACCGAGATTGCGAGAGAGGCCAACGTGGGTCGCGAAAGCTTGTACAAGTCCCTTTCCGAAACCGGCAACCCATCTTTTCGGACCATCGCCAAGGTCGCGGCATCGCTGGGCCTGGAAATCGCCTTTAAACCCGCTCCCTAAGATTCGAAATGAAGGGCGAGATTTCTCGACTCCGCTCGCTTTGTCGCGCTCGAAATGGTGGGGGACACAGTGTCATCTCGACTGGAGCGGCCGTAAGGCCGCGGAACGGAGAGATCTCCTTTTATGTGCTTTCCGACACTATGGTGACCCCTGCGGCTCCTTAGACGGCATCTGAGTCCCCCTGGCAGCCAGTTTCCATACCGCATCTCACTCCGAAATCATTTGGCTCCATGCCCGAGATCGCTCCGGGAAATCCCGGCGATTCGACCATGCGCGCTCGGCGATTCTGTTAGATGCGAGGGGTAGGGTGGGGGAGAGTTGATTGCATGAGAATTATCATATATGATAATCACGCGAAAGAGGCAATGTGTTCGACATACGCTATTACGAGAGTCATGCCGGTCGCAGGCCCGTCGAGGAGTTTATTGATGGGCTCGACGTGAAGATGCGCGCCAAGGTCTTTGGCAGGCTCGAGCTGCTCGAAGAGTATGGCTCGCAGATCGGAATGCCGTTTTCCAGACACCTCGAGGATGGGATATTCGAGCTACGGCTGGCGCAGGGTGGCAACACAGTGCGGATACTTTACTTCTTCGCCGTAGGAAGGACGATCGTCCTGACCCACGGTTTTGTCAAGAAGACACGGAGAACGCCTGCTCGGGAGATAGAACGGGCAAAGCGGTTGCGCGGAGATTGGAAGCAGCGCCATGAGTGACTTCAGAAGGCACTTGGAGAGGTCCCTCGCGGATGAGGACTTCAGGGCCGAATGGGACGCGCAATCTGTCGAGCGTGAAGTCACGCGACAGATTGTCGAGGCGCGCATGGAAGAGGGGCTCACTATTTTCGTCAACAAGAAAATGAACAAAACGCTACGTTCATTTTGAACAAAACGCTAACATGCCCAAGCTTCTCTAACTTTCGTTTTTACCAAGCATGAGCGCTGTGTCCATTCTATGGCTCGGGCCGCTGAACTCTATAAGTCTTCCATGATGGACGATCCTGTCTATAACGGCCGATGCTAACTTGTCATCTCCCAATACCGTTCCCCACTTCGAGAACTCGATGTTGGTGGTAATTATCAAGCTCCTCCTCTCATAACAATCGGATATCACCTGGAATAACAAGCGCGCTCCTTCGATATCTATCGGTACGTATCCGAACTCGTCCAAGATGATCAGATCCGCTTTGAAAAGATCTTTCAAGAATAGATCGAGCCTTTGCTCTCTTTTGGCTCTGACCAGTGCGATAACGAGTTCAGCTGTCGTGAAGAACCGGCAAGCAAGACCCCTATTCACACAAGCGATACCGATCGCGATTGCCAGATGGGTCTTGCCACGACCAGTCTGGCCATAGAACACAAAATCTTCTGCTGCATAGATATAGTCAAGCGACATGATGTCTTCTTTGCCATAACCTTCAGGAAGCCCTAATTGAGCGAAGTCATAGTCGGTAAAGCTCTTTATTTGAGGAAATCCCGCTTTTCTAAAAAGACGATCTCGCTTGTTCTTTTCCCTGACACCTTGTTCGAAGCTGATGAGTTCGATCACGCATTCGGCTTGAGCCGCGCTCGCATTCTCTAGGAAATGCTCTACGCTGTCCTTAGAGAAGAACATCTTTCTTGCAAGACCCCTGAACTGCTCTATCGTCTCTTTCGACCTGATCGTCATAGCAGATCCTCTCGCTTGAAGCTCATTGCTGCGTCATAGATATTCAAATCTATCGGTTCGTCATAGGCGATCTTTGCTGTGCTAAGCCCTTTCGCGGCTACGCTCACGCTGGCATCATCTAACCTTCCGCACCGCTCTAAGGTGATCTTTGCGGCTTCAACCATCATGTTCCACCCAGATTGTGCAACCACGGCTTGCATGATCTTTAAGTCCTCACGAAGATCGGCCTTATTAAGTGAGTCCATATATGCGCGAAGGTCGTCAGGAAGGGCAAAGCGCACCTTGGAATTGATTCAACCGCCAGGCTTTCGTATAAGAAGCGGTAGCTGGCTCGCGGGATCGCTTGTATCTGTTGGTGCATCTCCGTATTGCCTTGTGTGTCGAACGATGAACATGCCATCTTCGCTATAAAGCTCGATATGGTTTGCGCTAAGAGCACATATGAGCACTTGTTTAGCAAACTCAGGAGAAGAGGAATACTTGTGGTTCCCACAAAGCGTGACCTTTCCTTGAAGGTCTGCTTTTCTTCGTTCATACCTGACAACGCTGAAAGAGACCTCAGGAAGACCTGAAAGAGCAAACCTGTCTTCTATGAACAGCTGATCTTCAGGCTCTCCTTTGGCATAGTGCATCTTCGAGAGCCCCATGCATTTACGCAAAAGGCGTTCGTTATAGACATCGATATTGTCGATACGAGGAGGAGGGGTGAAGATGTTTCTTCTGATAAACCCCACCTTACCTTCAACGTTTCCTTTCTCGTGACCCGAATCGGGGTTGCAGAAGGTATAGGCGAAGTTGTAGTGGGCGCAGAAGGCAGAGAAGAGCTTCGTGAGCTTAACCGCATCCATCGTCCTTCTGCCGACGCCCGTCGCGTTGTCGAAGACGATGCGCGAGGGAACTCCTCCTATGAATTCGAAGATGTTCTTGAGCCCCTGGCATACGCATTCGGCATTCTCCGAGGAGAAGAGCTGGGCAAATCCCATGTTTGAATAGGGAAACGAAAGCACAAAATAACTCAAGCGTCGCTTCTGCCCTAATACGAAGATATCTACCTCCCCGAAGTCAGCTTGAGCTTCACCTGGTGGCCACTCTAGGTCCAAGAATTGCTCGTTTTGCTCGCCTCTCTCGACCTTAAGCCTTCTCACATAGTTGCGCACCGTCGATTCTGAGCAAGATATGCCGCACTCTTCTTTAAGGCGCATCCAAATCCTGTGAGCTGTATGTTTTTGCTTATGCCAATTCCTCTTGTCCTCATCCAGCCAGCTTTCTATGATTGCTCTGTAGCGATCGAGCATGCATACCTTGTCAGTCTTCTTCGGGATAGGCTCTGAAAAATCGCTTTCCTTAAGGTATTTATAGACGGTGTTTCTGCAAACACCTGTCTTTTCGGCAATATCGGTGATTGATTCGCCTTGTTTTTTGAGCTGGCGTATAGAATACGCTTGGGACATGCTTATCATTCCTTTCCGGCCTCCTTGGTCGCATTAACTTATCCAAGACCAATTTAGCCAATCGTTTGGTGGGCATGTCCTTTAGCGTTTTGTTCAAATGTTACATAGCGAATTGTTCATTTTTACGATAGCGAAAATAGCTCACGCAGCGCGAGCTCGCTCGACGCTGCGGCATGAAGGCATCGAACCTCAGCAGGCTCGAGAACGGCGGCGGCAACCCCTCCGTGGCCACGCTCGCGAAGATTGCTCGTGGACTCGGGCGAAGGCTTGAGATTAGGTTTGCTCAGGGTTAGCGGCCGTAAGGTTCGCGCATCGTCATCTCGACCAAAGCGACCGCAAAGCGTCCCCGACGTCGTCATTTCGACCGGAGGCGCGTAGCGCCGCAGCGGAGAAATCTGCGCGTAAGATTTCTCGACTCCGCTCACTTCGTTCGCTCCGCTCGAAATGACAGGGGGGGGCGCCCACTTCGCTCCGGTCGAGATGACAGACGGGGGCGAAGGGGCGTAATCACGTCCCATCTCATTCCGAAATCATTTTGCTTTATGTCCGAGGTCGCTCCGGGAAGACCCGGCGTTTCGGCCACGCGCACTCGGCGATTCTGTTAGATGCGCCGTATAGGATGTGCGCTACGTTGACGAACGACCAGGAAGGACGTAGCGCATGGCAGACCATAGGCTTATGCCGGAAGGGGGTCGGAAGACAGGTCCTCCCTTTCCCGGTAACTTTACTATCGGGAACAACCTTATGTTCGGACATGTGATGCGCGATCCTGATATCTGCAGGGGGATAATCGAACGCATCTTGGGCGTTGAGGTTGGCAAGATCGCCTATCACGAAACGCAGAAGGAGATGATAGGCGAGCTGCTTGCGAAGGGGGTGCGTCTGGATGTCTATGTGGAAGGGACTGGCGCAGTCTACGATGTTGAGATGCAAGCGACACGCGAGCTGGCGTTGGGACGTAGGTGCAGATACTATCAGGCCATGATCGACACCGGACTGTTGCGCCGCGGCGGAGTTTACGGTGATCTGACCTGCAGCTTCATCATCTTCGTATGCACCTACGACCCGCTTGGGGCCGGTCTTCCCGTCTATACGGTGGAGCCGGCTTGCCTCGAGCGAGGTGGTCTGGACGTGGGAAGCGGCATGCGCTGGGTGCTGCTCAATGCTCCCGCTTGGCGTGCCGAGGCCAATCCGGGATTGCGGCGTTTGCTAGAATACGTGCATGAGGGTACGGTTCCCGATGGCGATGAGCTCATCGGCGACATCGATAGAGCCGTGCATGACGCCAACAATGACGAGGGACTGGTGAGGGACATGTGGTGGTCAGTCAATACCGTCGAGGGGAATGCCGAAATGCGCGGGTACATGTACGGTCGCGAAGACGGTCTCGCCGAGGGCGAGGCCAGGTACAACGCCCTCGTCGCCAAGCTTGCCGCCGAGGGGCGCATTGATGAGTTGGTGGACGCATCGCAGGATGCCGAGGCACTTGCGGCGCTGCTCGCCGAACTCGACCGAGACTAACGCAACTTTTCCCGCTTCTTATATCACTTTCGATCGGAGTGGCCGCAAGGCCCGCACATTGTCATTCCGACCGTAGGCGCGAAGCGCCGGAGCGGAGGAATCTCCGCCGTCAGGGATTTCTCGACTCCGCTCACTTCGTTCGCTCCGCTCGAAATGACAGGGACCCGCTTTGGTCGCTTCGCCCGCGGTGTCGCATCTCATCCCGAAATCATTTGGTTCCATGTCCGAGATCGCTCCGGAATCTCCTGGCGTTTCAGCCGCATGCGCTCGGCGATTTTGTTAGATGCAGGGCGTAGGGTAGGAGAGGTCAGTTTTTCAGCTCGTGATCTAATAAAGTAGTATAATAAAGTAGTAGAAAATAGAGGAATCCATGGACTCTTTGGAGATTCATCCTCGCGTGTTTGCACGTCATCCTGAACTCTCCAAAGAGGATGTCGTCGCTGCATGGAGCAACGTATATTACGAGGCAGTACGACCGGATAGTCCGAACTTTCCGGAATACCTGTGGATTGGGAGAGATGCACGTCAGCGCGACATTGAAATGGTCGGCGTGAGGACGGAGACGGGATGGCTTGTCTATCATGCGAACA
This genomic window contains:
- a CDS encoding putative addiction module antidote protein; translated protein: MKLETSAWDASEYLESEEDIAAYLTAIMEEGDPALLQAALGDIAKARGMTEIAREANVGRESLYKSLSETGNPSFRTIAKVAASLGLEIAFKPAP
- a CDS encoding type II toxin-antitoxin system RelE/ParE family toxin; its protein translation is MRAKVFGRLELLEEYGSQIGMPFSRHLEDGIFELRLAQGGNTVRILYFFAVGRTIVLTHGFVKKTRRTPAREIERAKRLRGDWKQRHE
- a CDS encoding AAA family ATPase; this encodes MTIRSKETIEQFRGLARKMFFSKDSVEHFLENASAAQAECVIELISFEQGVREKNKRDRLFRKAGFPQIKSFTDYDFAQLGLPEGYGKEDIMSLDYIYAAEDFVFYGQTGRGKTHLAIAIGIACVNRGLACRFFTTAELVIALVRAKREQRLDLFLKDLFKADLIILDEFGYVPIDIEGARLLFQVISDCYERRSLIITTNIEFSKWGTVLGDDKLASAVIDRIVHHGRLIEFSGPSHRMDTALMLGKNES
- a CDS encoding IS21 family transposase; this encodes MISMSQAYSIRQLKKQGESITDIAEKTGVCRNTVYKYLKESDFSEPIPKKTDKVCMLDRYRAIIESWLDEDKRNWHKQKHTAHRIWMRLKEECGISCSESTVRNYVRRLKVERGEQNEQFLDLEWPPGEAQADFGEVDIFVLGQKRRLSYFVLSFPYSNMGFAQLFSSENAECVCQGLKNIFEFIGGVPSRIVFDNATGVGRRTMDAVKLTKLFSAFCAHYNFAYTFCNPDSGHEKGNVEGKVGFIRRNIFTPPPRIDNIDVYNERLLRKCMGLSKMHYAKGEPEDQLFIEDRFALSGLPEVSFSVVRYERRKADLQGKVTLCGNHKYSSSPEFAKQVLICALSANHIELYSEDGMFIVRHTRQYGDAPTDTSDPASQLPLLIRKPGG